Proteins from a single region of Chlorocebus sabaeus isolate Y175 chromosome 7, mChlSab1.0.hap1, whole genome shotgun sequence:
- the LOC103236200 gene encoding uncharacterized protein isoform X1: MTVWACKKKAGTTGDGSFLQMVFKMASDLIKTILVVALISKLGTAVDAELMPSGVILQNKRENLPRVCHALAFLGMARCQDLFLVRLQGWKLGTRFQDGPCSCPQEGGGSPQRKRGMPVRIHFLFKSFLSRPVTFAFISLARTVSLATAIGKIV, from the exons ATGACAGTTTGGGCCTGCAAAAAGAAGGCTGGAACAACGGGAGATGGAAGCTTTCTGCAAATG GTGTTCAAAATGGCTTCAGATCTTATCAAGACAATCTTGGTTGTTGCACTAATTTCCAAACTT GGCACAGCTGTAGATGCAGAACTGATGCCATCTGGTGTGATTCTACAGAATAAGAGAGAAAATTTACCCAGAGTGTGCCATGCACTGGCTTTTCTGGGAATGGCAAGGTGCCAGGATTTGTTTTTGGTTCGCTTGCAGGGGTGGAAACTTGGAACTAG GTTCCAAGATGGTCCCTGCAGCTGCCcacaagaaggaggaggaagcccACAGAGAAAACGGGGCATGCCAGTGCGAATCCACTTCCTTTTTAAGAGCTTCCTCAGCAGGCCAGTAACTTTTGCCttcatctcattggccagaactgtgTCATTGGCTACTGCTATCGGCAAGATTGTCTGA
- the LOC103236200 gene encoding uncharacterized protein isoform X2, protein MTVWACKKKAGTTGDGSFLQMGTAVDAELMPSGVILQNKRENLPRVCHALAFLGMARCQDLFLVRLQGWKLGTRFQDGPCSCPQEGGGSPQRKRGMPVRIHFLFKSFLSRPVTFAFISLARTVSLATAIGKIV, encoded by the exons ATGACAGTTTGGGCCTGCAAAAAGAAGGCTGGAACAACGGGAGATGGAAGCTTTCTGCAAATG GGCACAGCTGTAGATGCAGAACTGATGCCATCTGGTGTGATTCTACAGAATAAGAGAGAAAATTTACCCAGAGTGTGCCATGCACTGGCTTTTCTGGGAATGGCAAGGTGCCAGGATTTGTTTTTGGTTCGCTTGCAGGGGTGGAAACTTGGAACTAG GTTCCAAGATGGTCCCTGCAGCTGCCcacaagaaggaggaggaagcccACAGAGAAAACGGGGCATGCCAGTGCGAATCCACTTCCTTTTTAAGAGCTTCCTCAGCAGGCCAGTAACTTTTGCCttcatctcattggccagaactgtgTCATTGGCTACTGCTATCGGCAAGATTGTCTGA
- the SMIM43 gene encoding small integral membrane protein 43, with the protein MEWELNLLLYLALFFFLLFLLFLLLFVVIKQLKNSVANTAGALQPGRLSVHREPWGFSREQAV; encoded by the coding sequence ATGGAGTGGGAACTCAACTTGCTGCTCTACCTGGCGCTCTTCTTCTTCCTGCTCTTCTTACTTTTCCTCCTGCTCTTCGTGGTCATCAAGCAGCTGAAGAACTCCGTGGCCAACACAGCCGGGGCGCTCCAGCCCGGGCGCCTCTCGGTGCACCGCGAGCCTTGGGGCTTCTCCCGAGAGCAAGCGGTGTGA